From Sphingobacterium bambusae:
TTTGACAATGTATTGTTAGCAGAAGACGGTGGTAAATTCACTGTAGGTACGCCAAGTATCTCAGGCGCTAAAGTTTCGGCTACTATTTTGTCTCATTTGAAAGGTGATAAAGTTATCGTTTTCAAGAAAAAACGTCGTAAAGGCTACAAAAAGAAAAACGGTCACCGTCAACAATTCACTAAAATCCAGATCACTGGTATCAGTTTATAATCGAATTTTTAAT
This genomic window contains:
- the rplU gene encoding 50S ribosomal protein L21, with amino-acid sequence MYAIVNIAGQQFKVAKDQYLFVHRLQGDEGASIEFDNVLLAEDGGKFTVGTPSISGAKVSATILSHLKGDKVIVFKKKRRKGYKKKNGHRQQFTKIQITGISL